In a genomic window of Kitasatospora sp. NBC_00240:
- a CDS encoding nucleotidyltransferase domain-containing protein — MKRERGTRLLADMIDRLEGGHWPLGLVDEVYVFGSYARGALEPKDIDVVVEHGTDKRWLNESLHASCYGKDSYTSMKQGLRGNTRGISFQFRGRDSLTAEGFPLTLLWRRGEPFDLARQRLAALTPDPDASRAPRDHMLPAFAGIEDLVPRPARIELHSRHAQGEITITALTLDDGRPGEPRTTRHIERRWLDTSPLRRAAFAASSFLESRGSDLSTVALHGKRLQHAAVEETCFVDLGWHYFQFMSRYLDDGQSWLEVLNPHRTKTLRALLIEPADG; from the coding sequence GTGAAGCGCGAACGCGGCACCAGGCTGCTGGCCGACATGATCGACCGGCTGGAGGGCGGCCATTGGCCGCTGGGCCTTGTCGACGAGGTGTACGTCTTCGGGTCCTACGCGCGTGGTGCCCTTGAACCTAAGGACATCGACGTGGTCGTCGAGCACGGCACCGACAAGCGGTGGCTCAACGAATCCCTTCACGCCTCCTGTTACGGCAAGGACTCCTACACGTCCATGAAGCAGGGCCTGCGGGGCAACACCCGGGGGATCTCCTTCCAGTTCCGCGGCAGGGACTCCCTCACAGCCGAGGGCTTCCCACTCACCCTCCTGTGGCGCCGTGGTGAGCCGTTCGACCTCGCCCGGCAACGACTGGCAGCACTCACACCGGACCCCGATGCCAGCAGAGCCCCGCGCGACCATATGCTCCCGGCCTTCGCCGGTATCGAGGACCTGGTGCCCCGGCCCGCCCGCATCGAGCTCCACAGCCGGCACGCCCAGGGCGAGATCACCATCACCGCGCTGACCCTGGACGACGGCCGGCCCGGCGAACCCCGGACCACCCGGCACATCGAGCGGCGCTGGCTCGACACCAGCCCCCTGCGCAGGGCCGCTTTCGCGGCTTCGTCCTTCCTCGAGAGCCGCGGCAGCGACCTGTCGACCGTCGCCCTCCACGGCAAGAGACTGCAGCACGCGGCAGTCGAGGAGACCTGCTTCGTCGACCTGGGCTGGCACTACTTCCAGTTCATGTCCCGCTACCTGGACGACGGGCAGTCATGGCTGGAGGTCCTCAACCCCCACCGCACGAAGACCCTGCGCGCCCTGCTTATCGAACCGGCCGACGGCTGA